A single Thermincola ferriacetica DNA region contains:
- a CDS encoding ArsR/SmtB family transcription factor gives MDERLCSMEAEFFKALAHPTRVRILKHLKEGEKCVCEFTEDLDIEQSNMSQHLAILRKQNIVGCRKEGLKVIYKVNYPQIYEILNLVEDILVSQVNETLSLLNKRNKGKGGE, from the coding sequence ATGGATGAAAGGCTGTGCTCGATGGAGGCCGAGTTTTTCAAGGCTTTGGCCCATCCCACCAGGGTGCGGATTTTAAAACATCTTAAAGAGGGCGAAAAATGTGTTTGCGAGTTTACGGAGGACCTGGATATTGAACAATCCAACATGTCTCAGCACCTGGCAATTTTACGTAAGCAGAATATTGTAGGATGCCGTAAAGAAGGTTTAAAAGTAATATATAAGGTGAATTACCCGCAAATTTATGAAATTCTTAACCTGGTAGAGGATATATTGGTTTCCCAGGTTAACGAAACTTTGAGTTTACTGAATAAAAGGAATAAAGGAAAGGGGGGTGAATAA
- a CDS encoding MFS transporter has protein sequence MVFGPLADRFGKRQILNFAMFFFTFAAALTVSMAIGGSVAFFLSWRGIFAAYSALAALVTVLFFTVGRKIPSDKNPDSEFLAPYARLLGNAPSLILYLIVLLEGIFIVGSFSYLGAFIENLYQYNYLTIGFIMTAFGIMAVIGGRMALFILIFLAGVLIKCETGSGPAPQQVKVK, from the coding sequence TTGGTATTCGGTCCGCTGGCTGACCGTTTCGGAAAAAGGCAGATTTTAAATTTCGCCATGTTCTTTTTTACCTTTGCCGCCGCTTTAACTGTGAGCATGGCTATCGGCGGATCAGTTGCCTTTTTCCTTAGCTGGCGAGGTATCTTTGCCGCATATTCGGCGCTGGCAGCCCTGGTGACTGTCCTATTTTTTACAGTGGGAAGGAAAATACCGTCGGACAAAAACCCTGACAGTGAATTTCTGGCTCCCTACGCCAGATTGCTTGGTAATGCTCCCAGTTTAATTTTATACCTTATTGTACTGCTGGAAGGGATATTTATTGTAGGTTCCTTTTCATATCTGGGGGCATTTATTGAAAATCTGTACCAGTACAATTACCTTACTATAGGTTTTATTATGACGGCTTTCGGTATAATGGCAGTAATCGGCGGGCGAATGGCCTTGTTTATCCTAATCTTTTTGGCGGGTGTACTCATTAAATGTGAAACGGGCAGTGGGCCTGCTCCGCAACAGGTGAAGGTAAAATAA
- the arsM gene encoding arsenite methyltransferase, with the protein MDKIKIIKTVRETYGAIARQQNGSGCGCGCGCSGDDINTYVQSLGYSPEELNKIPTEANLALSCGNPTALAGLKEGEVVLDLGSGAGFDCFLAASKVGPAGRVIGVDMTPEMIERARTIAARENISNVEFRLGEIENLPVADNSVDVVISNCVINLSADKKRVFREIYRVLKPGGRVAISDVALLQELPEAVRSSVEAYTGCIAGAVPVAQYKRLVEEAGLTDIEITDKGFSFSITPDTKDPLARAVLEALGEDETIDRFVTSIYVQAKKQ; encoded by the coding sequence ATGGATAAAATTAAAATTATCAAGACTGTTCGGGAAACATATGGCGCCATTGCCAGACAACAGAACGGAAGCGGCTGTGGCTGTGGCTGCGGCTGTTCCGGTGATGACATTAATACTTATGTCCAGTCTTTAGGTTACTCGCCGGAAGAACTGAATAAAATTCCTACTGAGGCCAACCTGGCCTTAAGCTGTGGCAATCCTACCGCCCTGGCCGGCTTGAAAGAAGGGGAAGTTGTCCTTGACCTTGGTTCGGGCGCGGGGTTTGACTGTTTTCTGGCAGCGTCAAAAGTAGGCCCGGCCGGCCGGGTAATAGGTGTTGATATGACTCCGGAGATGATCGAACGGGCCCGGACAATTGCCGCCAGGGAAAACATCAGTAACGTGGAATTCAGGCTGGGCGAAATAGAAAACCTGCCTGTAGCTGACAATTCCGTAGACGTGGTCATAAGTAACTGCGTGATTAATCTTTCGGCTGACAAAAAGAGGGTCTTCCGGGAGATATACAGAGTATTGAAACCGGGAGGTAGGGTGGCCATATCCGACGTGGCTTTACTGCAGGAACTTCCGGAGGCAGTCCGGTCAAGTGTAGAGGCTTATACGGGTTGTATTGCAGGAGCAGTGCCTGTAGCGCAGTATAAAAGGCTGGTGGAAGAAGCAGGGTTAACGGATATTGAGATCACTGATAAGGGCTTTTCCTTCTCGATTACACCTGATACCAAAGACCCTCTGGCCAGAGCTGTTTTAGAAGCTCTTGGAGAAGATGAGACTATTGACCGGTTTGTAACAAGTATTTACGTTCAGGCCAAGAAGCAGTAG